Proteins encoded by one window of Corynebacterium crudilactis:
- a CDS encoding helix-turn-helix domain-containing protein codes for MTPDKKILIQLGGRIRDVRKGLGISQEELAHLSGMHRTYVSSVERGERNISVLNLLSLAGVLGVDAGDLVTGLTRAPRIKP; via the coding sequence GTGACTCCAGACAAAAAGATCCTTATTCAGCTCGGCGGCCGTATTAGAGATGTCCGTAAAGGTCTCGGTATTTCTCAAGAAGAACTTGCGCACTTATCGGGAATGCACCGCACCTACGTCAGCTCTGTCGAGCGCGGGGAGCGCAATATTAGCGTGTTAAATTTGCTCTCTTTGGCGGGAGTGCTCGGTGTGGATGCAGGTGATCTTGTCACTGGATTAACCCGAGCACCACGGATTAAGCCGTAG
- a CDS encoding IS1380-like element IS1677 family transposase, with protein sequence MQLLHNPTAMSASFDDPNLISLAGLVPTMHLADAASLSTLAQDRLSITGDKGANAGAKIASLVAGMVAGADSIDDMDVLRHGGMRRLFDRIYAPSTLGSFLRAFTFGHVRQLDAVASRFLVNLARQAPHLVPPPPAGSGGNGYVFVDVDDTIIEVHGHTKQGAGFGYSGIRGLNALLATVTTAQSAPIIVGQRLRKGSCGSPRGAHRLIADAMTTTRRLPGMEDKKILVRADSAYYGHPSVSVALRSGADVSVTVRMTPNVKKAIVAIPEDAWQTIQYTDAIFDEASQSWISLAQVAEVPFTAFTSRKKADHVPGRLVVRRIPELNKKDVYQPGLFDLHRFHAVFTTADPGVLDTVAADKTHRQHAIIEQVNADLKASALAHLPSGTFTANSAWLVCAVMAFNLTRATGVIAAGGMAKATTATIRRTLMAVPARVARRSRRLVLHLPEGWTWQPQWQKLFDHGHSPP encoded by the coding sequence CTGCCAGCCTGTCCACCTTGGCCCAGGACCGGTTGAGCATCACCGGTGATAAAGGTGCCAATGCTGGTGCGAAGATCGCCTCCCTAGTCGCGGGCATGGTCGCCGGTGCTGATTCCATCGATGACATGGATGTACTCCGCCACGGAGGTATGCGCCGACTTTTCGACCGGATCTACGCCCCATCCACATTGGGGTCTTTTCTGCGGGCCTTCACTTTCGGCCACGTACGCCAACTCGATGCTGTGGCCTCCCGATTCTTGGTCAACCTGGCCAGGCAGGCACCACACCTGGTGCCACCACCACCGGCAGGCAGTGGCGGTAACGGGTATGTGTTCGTTGATGTTGATGACACCATCATTGAAGTCCACGGCCACACCAAACAAGGTGCCGGCTTTGGTTACTCCGGTATCCGTGGACTCAACGCCTTGCTGGCCACGGTCACCACCGCACAGTCCGCCCCCATCATTGTGGGCCAACGATTGCGGAAAGGATCGTGTGGTTCCCCACGAGGGGCCCACCGCCTGATCGCCGATGCGATGACCACCACCAGGCGCCTGCCCGGGATGGAGGATAAGAAAATCCTCGTCCGGGCAGATTCGGCGTATTATGGTCATCCCAGTGTCAGTGTGGCCCTAAGGTCCGGTGCGGATGTGTCCGTCACGGTGCGGATGACCCCGAACGTCAAGAAAGCGATCGTCGCGATCCCGGAAGATGCGTGGCAGACGATTCAGTACACCGATGCGATCTTCGATGAGGCATCACAATCGTGGATCTCCTTAGCCCAGGTCGCCGAAGTGCCTTTCACCGCGTTTACCTCCCGGAAGAAGGCCGACCATGTTCCCGGACGCTTGGTGGTACGCCGGATTCCTGAGCTGAATAAGAAGGATGTGTATCAGCCGGGCTTGTTTGATCTTCACCGCTTCCATGCGGTCTTCACCACCGCCGACCCAGGCGTGCTGGATACTGTTGCTGCGGATAAAACCCACCGTCAGCACGCGATCATTGAACAGGTCAACGCAGACTTGAAGGCAAGCGCGTTGGCGCATCTGCCGTCGGGGACGTTCACCGCCAACAGTGCCTGGCTCGTATGCGCGGTCATGGCGTTTAATCTCACCCGTGCCACCGGGGTTATCGCTGCAGGCGGGATGGCCAAGGCCACCACCGCGACGATCCGGCGGACACTGATGGCCGTTCCAGCCCGGGTCGCCCGCAGGTCCCGCCGACTGGTGCTCCACCTTCCCGAGGGGTGGACGTGGCAACCACAGTGGCAGAAACTGTTTGATCACGGCCATTCACCACCGTAA